The DNA window CTGCCGCTACCTGTTGCGCTGGAATCGCCAATGCCCGTCGGGCCATCTGTGCCGCCGGCCGCTCCGCTACCGTCACCGCCAGCGGCTTCGCCGTGGCTGCCGCTGCCGCCTTCACTGCCTCCGCTCAATTCCGCCATGCCGATGCGACCGCCATCTCGGTTGCCGAGCGAACCGGCGTTCAGCGCCAAAGCCTGCACACCGCTCTGTTCGATCGCGCCACCGCGATTGGTGAGCGACGACGCATTCACCTCGATGCGACGCGCATTGAGCGTGCCGCCTTCATTGTTCACGTCGGCCGGCGTGGTGACCGTCAGTTCGCGTACGGCGCTGAGCGTGCCCGCGTTGGTGACACCGCCCGTCGCGTTCAAGCGCGTGTTCTGCTGCGATTGCAACGCGCTCGTGTTGATCAGGCGACCGTCGACCGTCACTGTCAGATCGCCGACCTGTGCGCCGATGGTGCCGGCGTTCGTCACGCCGACGCCTGCCTCAGTGCCGATCAATGCGATGTGGTTGGCATACATGCCGCCGAGCGCACTGACGTCCAATGCGAACTGCGGGACAGCGCCACGGTCGCCGTCGACCTTAGTGATCTGCGTGTGGTCGGCGCTGACCTTGTTGGCCCCCATCGTGACCTTGAGCCGGTTCGCCCAAACGCCCGCATTGAGCTGCACTGAGCGTGCAATCAGATCGGTGTAGTCGCTGCGACTGGCATCCAGGCCGGCGCCGTTGACCTGGATAGCGCCACTGCCTTCGACTCGGTAGCCGTCGAGTGCCCCACCTTTGAGGATCGGGCGGCCGGTTGTCAGCGTCGCGCGACTGGCGTTGATGAAACCGCCGTTGCTCACCTGGATGCCACTCGGATTGGCGATGATCACTTCGGCGCGGTCGCCGGCGACCTCTACATAGCCGGTGAGGTGGCTGGGATGGGCGGAGTTCACCTCATTGAGGATCACGCGCGCCGTGCCAGTGGCCAGCGACGGATTGCCCTGGACCCAGCCGCCCAGTTGCGTCTGCACATTGGCGCGCGCGTTGTTGAGGATCGCGCCTTCAGTGCCCACGTCGAACTGGTCGTACGTGTTCCTGGATACCCCTGCAGAGCTGGGCGTCTGGATATTTACCAACGGCACGTTGTTCGATGTTTCCAGCACCGTGGGGCGCTGGTTGCCGGGCGTGTTGGGATCGCCACTGATCTGGCCCTGCACCGCCTGCGCGAGCGCGGGCAAACTGATCACGAAACCCAAGCCCACGTACATCGCCACTCGCAGCGCCGGCAAAGACGTCGTGCGCTCGCCTCCGGCACCGCCTGAACCACCCTGTGCGGACGAGGTGAGTTCCGAAGCAACCTGTACGAGCCCGAGTACTTTGTTGTAGACCAGACGATAGATGCGATTCACAACGTGCTTTTCTTGTTCTAGTGCGTACTTCTTGGTTGTTGTTCTTGCCGCGCGACGGCGAGCTGTCGCGCGGAGCTCAGCTTGATCGGAGACGAAGTCAGAACGACCAGCCCAAGCTGAAACCCGTGGTGGTGTACGCGGTTGGGAAACCCTTGGGCTTGTCTATCGGGGCACCGACGAAACAATCCCAGTAGCCACCCTTCCAGCCGCCGCGCAGACCCAGGGCCATGCCTGCGAGGTGAACCCCCAGCTGCCATGCGGTCGCGGGACCGCCGACGTGGCCGTAGTCGGCGGCGACATACATTTCCTGCCCGCCGCCGAGGGGGAGGCCAATGTCATTCCGCAGCAGCCAGCCACGCTCGCCGGTCAACGAGACCTCGCCGTCATAGCCTCTGACGGTGTAGCGCCCACCAATGGCGAACCGGTCCTGCGCGACCAACGGCGTGCGGTTCCATTGCGCGCGCCAGTTGCCGGTGTAGCGCAGCACCTGCTTTCCGATCTGGAATGGCGCGGTCAATTGCGCATCGGCCGTGATGACCTTCATGCGAGAGGTGCCTTCGTCGAACCGTTCTTCCGGTGCTGGCAGCGCGTCAAACGCACCGGTGCCTCGGCGAAAGGCCGTGTTCGCATCGAGCGTGGCCTTGCCCAGAAACTGCTTCCATGTGAGTCCCGCTTCCCAACCACCGGTACGACGGCGCTGGACTTCGATCTCGGTGTCGTCGATGTAGGTTTTCGACTCCCGTGCCCATGCGCGCACATACGCACCGAACTTGCGGGTGGCGTTGCGATAGAGCAGCCGCGACAAACGTACGTCGGCGTTTTGGCTGTTACCGCTGTAGACGTAGTTCTGTGAGTGCCCCGCCACCGTCTGGTGGTAGTCGTAGGCGCTGGCATTGGCCCCGATCAGCCAGTACCCGACAGGCAGGTCGTAGTGAGCGGCCCAACTTTCAGTTCCCTTGCCGCTGCCGGAGAAAGCGTCGTGACCCACATTGAGGTAGAACAGGTCATGGGCTTGCAGGGCGTTATCGACAGAGAGAGTCGCTCCCGCCTGCAGTTTCCCGCTGGCCTCGCTGCCGGAATCATCCAGCGATACATTCGCCCGGATCTTCCGCGACTGGCTCCAGGCGATCACTAGATCACTCTGACCTGGCTGCGCCTCGGGTCCGTCCGCGGGCACGATCTGGATATCGGCTTGGGCGGTCGGTACCCGTTTGAACACCTCCAGCGCCATTTCCACGTCGCGCAGATTGAGGAGATCACCGGAACTGACCGGGACCGCATTCCACAGCGTTGCATTGGGCGCGGTGCCGTCGGCAAAGCGGATCGCACGGATTCGGCCTGGAATCACGTTGAGCGTGAGCGCGCCACCGGTGAGGTCTTGCGGGGCGGCCAGTACACGAGTGGTTACGTAACCCCTGGCGATGATCGCGTTCTGCACGCGCTTCATCACCACATTGATGCCCTGCGTACCCAAGCAGCGGCCGGTCGCGGGATCGCGCTTCGGATCGGCGGACTCCAACGCCCAGCGGAAGTGATCAGCGTCTTCACCTTCAAGGCGAATGGCATCGATCCGAAAGCAGGGGGACCGCCCGGCGGGCAGCGACTCGAACGCGGAGGTCGGCGATTCCAGGCGCACATCCGGCGACTGCTTCTGCTGCTCGCGCAGCGCGCGCTCGCGCTCCTGCTGGCGCAACAGTTCCTGCGCATCCGGCCCCACCTGCGCCATTGCCAGCGACAGCGTGGCCATGCCCGGCACCAGTCCGATCCAACGCCCGTGGCGTTTGCCACCACCACCACGTCCACTGCGCACTTCGATTAACCCCTGTCCTTCGTTCCGCACACGCGCACGTCTGGTGAATCGGCGCGCCCCTTCGTTCACGGTCACGCTAGCGACCGGCGGCAGCGGGGGATATCGGAATTGTCCTAAAAGAACCCATGCGGTTTTTTACATGTTCCAGACTACCGGTCCGCTTCGGGACGCGGAATCAGACAAATCTCAATCGACTCCGGAAATTCTTGCGAGTGTTGCGGAACAGTACGAAGCGATGGCTGACGTCAGTCCCTGAGCGCCGAGGCGACTCTTTGAGTACGAATATTGCGGCGCACAGCGTCCTGCGCTGGCCAGTGTGATTTCTCGACGCTTCGCGGAGCGGAGTGTGCATTCCTGCAAAAGTTGACCGTGCTTTCCTTCAATAGTTGTCATCCCACACCGTGCGTCCTGCGCCACTGCAGGCGTCGGCCAAGCGATCGAATGCGAAACCGTATATATCAACAACATAGACGCTGATTGCGGGCATTGCCCTTGACTGGATACGCGAGCAACACAGTCATGACAGATGCTATCGACCGGAGCGGAAGAATACTGAAGAACTCAGAGCATGCCAGGCTCAGGCGCTGCTTCTGGAAAGGGGTAATCATCCGCTCCCGGCTACGCCGAAATAGCTCTCGGAAGGCGCTTCCGGCGCTTGCGGGGATTCGCAAGTTCATGGGCAATCCGGCACCGCATCGGCGAAATGCCATCTACGCGCGGGGCGTAACCAGTCAGTTCCGAGCAGCCGAGGGGCCCATCGAGCAGAGTTACGGCGACGGTGACACAGATTGCTGGGGTGGCTGCGGTGGCTGCGCGGATTGAATCTGCTCTTGAATCCGGTCTTCGAGAAACTGGTGAAGAGCAGCAAGATCTAGCTGGCCGGTCGACAGAGAGAGATCCGCTGCCTGTAACGCGGCAACGTACTCGGCTCGATCACGCTTGATTAGTTCCGGTAGGATAGTACTACCAGGTAGCAATTGACCGAGGTGCAGGCATAGAACGAAGTAACAGGCTGCTCGTGCCGTACGTCCATTGCCATTGATGAAGGGGTGAATGAAGTTCAACCTCCACAAGACGAACGCTG is part of the Pseudoxanthomonas indica genome and encodes:
- a CDS encoding ShlB/FhaC/HecB family hemolysin secretion/activation protein — its product is MATLSLAMAQVGPDAQELLRQQERERALREQQKQSPDVRLESPTSAFESLPAGRSPCFRIDAIRLEGEDADHFRWALESADPKRDPATGRCLGTQGINVVMKRVQNAIIARGYVTTRVLAAPQDLTGGALTLNVIPGRIRAIRFADGTAPNATLWNAVPVSSGDLLNLRDVEMALEVFKRVPTAQADIQIVPADGPEAQPGQSDLVIAWSQSRKIRANVSLDDSGSEASGKLQAGATLSVDNALQAHDLFYLNVGHDAFSGSGKGTESWAAHYDLPVGYWLIGANASAYDYHQTVAGHSQNYVYSGNSQNADVRLSRLLYRNATRKFGAYVRAWARESKTYIDDTEIEVQRRRTGGWEAGLTWKQFLGKATLDANTAFRRGTGAFDALPAPEERFDEGTSRMKVITADAQLTAPFQIGKQVLRYTGNWRAQWNRTPLVAQDRFAIGGRYTVRGYDGEVSLTGERGWLLRNDIGLPLGGGQEMYVAADYGHVGGPATAWQLGVHLAGMALGLRGGWKGGYWDCFVGAPIDKPKGFPTAYTTTGFSLGWSF